A genomic segment from Neodiprion lecontei isolate iyNeoLeco1 chromosome 1, iyNeoLeco1.1, whole genome shotgun sequence encodes:
- the LOC107224991 gene encoding copper homeostasis protein cutC homolog: MEICIDSIESAQNAVNGGAMRLEVCSGLSDGGLTPTPGFVKSLRKMTSIPLYAMLRIRGGNFVYTPEEVEAMLYDLELLKTVGVDGFVFGALTSDGKIDGETNKKIIDTASPLPVTFHRAFDEVNYNPQLAARMISQLGFKRILTSGQKNSAEEGLDLIRSLASVASPDFTIVPGAGITPDNIKKIKDESMCNEFHASARKPKTEFGTKHKMGSEKDSNSFMVADEETVRQLVLVVNRA, from the coding sequence ATGGAGATCTGCATCGACAGCATAGAGTCGGCCCAAAATGCAGTAAATGGTGGAGCTATGCGACTGGAAGTATGTTCAGGTCTCTCGGACGGTGGACTAACTCCAACACCTGGCTTCGTTAAGTCTCTGCGTAAAATGACGAGCATTCCTTTGTACGCGATGCTTCGAATTCGAGGCGGTAACTTCGTTTATACCCCTGAAGAGGTTGAGGCCATGCTCTACGATTTGGAATTACTGAAAACCGTCGGCGTGGACGGTTTCGTCTTCGGCGCGTTAACGTCCGATGGAAAAATTGATGgcgaaacgaataaaaaaattatcgacacGGCGTCGCCGCTGCCCGTAACTTTCCACAGAGCTTTTGACGAGGTCAATTATAATCCGCAGTTAGCAGCCCGAATGATATCTCAGCTCGGATTCAAGCGGATTCTTACTTCCGGACAGAAAAATTCTGCGGAAGAAGGCCTGGATCTTATCAGAAGTCTCGCCTCCGTGGCATCACCTGATTTTACGATAGTGCCAGGAGCTGGAATAACTCCGGATAATATTAAGAAAATCAAGGATGAATCGATGTGTAATGAATTTCACGCGTCGGCCAGAAAACCGAAGACTGAATTTGGCACCAAGCACAAAATGGGATCTGAGAAGGATTCTAACTCATTCATGGTTGCTGATGAAGAAACAGTCCGGCAGTTGGTTCTCGTTGTGAACAGAGCCTAA
- the LOC107224984 gene encoding cilia- and flagella-associated protein 58-like, which produces MMEMEISSEVGKDGGSEDGERSSSRSSAGSTFCALEEDYAKILKEMKKNSALAAFETEYTRLFDSLYTTHRNEKRLENECEDLQEEIDECRTQLTVAEKQAELYRTKIEELKEDIENALKLADAAHDREQAAQEKIASLRLTAKKLSDELDQKNRQLGMEEKGTAISKQKEGLLKEREKMLVEIDGLRQRIANAVTVNEELERKNSLVDHKMLELQDTIETQTNDFSKERTARERAEQTILDLQEELRLKNVDLQNATNTLKNCTANVAKLESTVKEQKLAAEKLQKQIEQFMVKRLNAQAEIDNLNTQLDEMSKENIERNKKIKAVEMENNRLVSELEKLKSQREGAGKKLFKAESAKTKLEAELHKAKSVIQSMEADMDRLIKKSESDKRALEVMRREKDLKNKALTTARSNLKKQGLLLKVQEQAKIKLESEVSECMTNNQALKKTEQYLEKERDKYIVEVQELAQKVEDQIDLVKMKQMEIFDYKKRLAEAETKFRQQQNLFEAVRADRNTCSKALIEAQDEVLDLKQKLKIMSNQIEQLKEEVSTKESNLIKEEFLLGKAEKEKDALKVELQTAHKDISALRHENEERKLEEKRLRRTLQTAENDLVRNKKEIEMIMNERDILGTQLVRRNDELSLQYSRLKIFQSTIRRGDAQYAQRLEDIRLLKLEVKKLRTEKALLSKSLMNVSDLRQEIFHLDRDLTREKLKVMALEEEVQNPLNIHRWRKLEGSDPETYELLSKIQILQKRVLKMCAAMIQKEKKIKEGEKLYMNLRAVLSKQPGPEVIITLQKTQKALRERGKKMKCLIAELNMSESQVNEYKFDLERMNKEMCSLKNKFYLQKKKEQRTNEAKIIDLSEPIFPPVPVYHKKFCGGGFNMTVPTPRNCYAIESADFNK; this is translated from the exons ATGATGGAAATGGAAATATCCAGTGAAGTTGGAAAG GATGGCGGAAGCGAAGACGGCGAACGATCTTCGTCCCGAAGTTCCGCAGGAAGTACTTTTTGCGCCTTGGAAGAGGATTACGCAAag ATACTcaaagagatgaaaaagaacTCAGCATTGGCAGCCTTCGAGACTGAGTACACAAGATTGTTCGACTCGTTGTATACGACCCACAGAAACGAAAAACGTCTAGAAAACGAATGCGAGGATCTTCAG GAAGAAATCGATGAGTGCAGAACTCAATTAACTGTTGCGGAAAAACAAGCTGAATTATACCGCACAAAAATCGAGGAACTAAAGGAAGACATTGAAAATGCTTTGAAATTAGCGGACGCAGCTCACGATCGTGAACAGGCGGCTCAGGAAAAGATCGCTAGTCTACGTTTGACGGCAAAAAAATTGAGCGATGAGTTGGATCAGAAAAACAGACAACTTGGGATGGAAGAAAA AGGCACGGCAATCAGCAAGCAGAAGGAAGGTCTGCTAAAAGAGCGTGAAAAAATGCTGGTTGAGATCGACGGACTGCGTCAACGTATCGCGAATGCTGTAACAGTGAATGAGGAACTGGAAAGAAAGAATAGCTTGGTCGATCACAAGATGTTAGAGCTCCAGGACACTATAGAAACACAGACGAATGATTTTTCGAAGGAACGTACTGCGAGAGAACGAGCTGAACAGACTATTCTCGACTTGCAGGAGGAATTGAGATTGAAGAATGTTGATTTGCAG AACGCTACCAACACGTTGAAAAACTGTACGGCAAATGTGGCCAAACTTGAAAGCACtgtaaaagaacaaaaactgGCGGCTGAAAAACTGCAGAAACAAATTGAACAATTCATGGTTAAAAGATTGAACGCTCAGGCTGAGATTGATAATTTGAACACGCAGCTTGACGAAATGAGTAAAGAGAATAtcgaaagaaataagaaaataaaggCCGTAGAAATGGAGAACAACAG GTTGGTCAGCGAACTTGAGAAGTTGAAGTCCCAAAGAGAGGGTGCAGGAAAAAAGCTGTTCAAGGCCGAGTCAGCCAAGACAAAATTGGAAGCTGAGTTGCACAAAGCAAAATCTGTGATCCAATCAATGGAAGCGGACATGGACAGGTTGATAAAGAAATCCGAGAGCGATAAGAGAGCACTGGAGGTGATGCGTCGAGAGAAGGATTTGAAGAATAAAGCATTGACAACCGCCAGGTCGAACTTGAAGAAACAGGGCCTGTTGCTGAAAGTGCAGGAGCaggcgaaaataaaattggaatCTGAGGTCAGCGAATGCATGACCAATAATCAGGCGTTAAAGAAGACTGAACAGTATCTGGAAAAGGAACGGGACAAATACATCGTCGAGGTTCAAGAATTGGCCCAGAAAGTTGAGGACCAAATCGATTTGGTCAAGATGAAACAGATGGAGATATTTGATTACAAGAAACGTTTGGCCGAGGCCGAAACGAAGTTCAGGcaacaacaaaatttattcgaagCCGTACGTGCTGACAGGAATACTTGCAGCAAAGCTCTGATCGAGGCACAGGACGAAGTGCTCGACTTGAagcagaaattgaaaatcatgagCAATCAAATCGAGCAACTCAAAGAAGAGGTTTCCACCAAAGAGTCTAATCTGATCAAAGAAGAATTCC TGCTCGGAAAAGCGGAGAAAGAGAAGGACGCCCTGAAGGTGGAACTGCAGACGGCCCATAAAGATATATCTGCATTACGACACGAGAATGAGGAAAGAAAATTAGAGGAAAAACGACTGAGGCGGACGCTCCAAACCGCCGAGAACGATTTGGTTCGTaacaagaaagaaattgaaatgataatGAACGAGCGGGATATTCTCGGAACTCAGTTGGTCAGGCGAAACGATGAATTGAGCCTTCAATATAGCcgactgaaaattttccaaagtaCTATTCGCAGAGGAGATGCTCAGTACGCCCAGAGATTGGAAGACATAAGATTACTAAAACTAGAAGTCAAGAAATTAAGAACTGAAAAAGCCCTTCTCTCCAAAAGTCTTATGAACGTCAGCGATTTGAGacaagaaatatttcatttggatAGAGATTTGACccgagaaaaattgaaggtcATGGCTCTGGAAGAGGAAGTACAAAATCCATTGAACATTCACAGGTGGCGAAAATTGGAG GGCTCTGATCCTGAGACGTACGAACTcttgtcgaaaattcaaatactcCAAAAGCGCGTGCTAAAAATGTGCGCAGCGATGATtcagaaggagaaaaagataaaggAAGGTGAAAAACTGTACATGAATTTACGAGCCGTTTTATCCAAGCAACCAGGTCCCGAGGTAATAATTACCTTGCAGAAGACGCAGAAGGCACTGcgagaaagaggaaagaaaatgaag TGTCTCATCGCGGAATTGAACATGAGTGAGTCACAGGTCAACGAGTACAAGTTTGACCTTGAAAGAATGAACAAGGAGATGTGTTCgttgaagaataaattttacttacAAAAGAAGAAGGAGCAACGTACGAACGAAGCAAAAATCATCGATCTATCCGAACCGATTTTTCCCCCGGTTCCTGTTTATCACAAAAAGTTTTGCGGCGGCGGTTTCAACATGACCGTTCCAACGCCGCGAAACTGTTACGCAATAGAATCTGctgatttcaataaataa
- the LOC107225001 gene encoding lateral signaling target protein 2 homolog — translation MESIRKWFYRPKRDDTSLLAQFFYADESLNAVACELDSFDGRQEPERCTTLVNQLRHCQDKVLTICNQIMDDLIPDNRANRDFRVKFPDDVMQENLAGQLWFGAECLAAGSSIINREAESSAMRPLAKALTKSLEIVRNLLRDHALKGHMNLKAQNPLEPSLEKLIESLKIFDRLFADFELCYVGAMVPVKSTKEYEQQELVCVLFSETLQRALERGLLRQADVDNYEPALMFTIPRLAIVSGLLAPPGGPLCLNSADTLSEMFRPFRTLLLKIRELLWTLNNRELYMLEKLLCSNEEPSAPLTQGTKSICQDFPDLEEFVHNFYTGYPNCKEFIVDFYTVTKNTGNNMDEVANDAVQIIDEDCNNMTDDTRDTNNVDVSSLEYRSQNDKSKQCCKNETIINTRPENLILSVDGEENHQGVGRNAITEASAVIHSQDKETARILRILEENGENSGRSIRSRKDDEQSSHSCEIVELSTVNIVPRQENLSSTVDSLNNFGQSDNNPGINTHNLDIGSEGSSTSSAAPLSVNNVLKEESRRDSLQNNESYLNPDISEILGTSENNEVLQTQYLLNQVSHENNVTGDGMHVQNSMPDIESKKLISEANKTLSNLLSDGECQNEISEQTDSGICTVISSENTSLYDKSPEEKRTFPRDAEHTCEDDEEDIEENTSYSCSKINSPKRKNSNISENSCVCSLRSSKTVTSLDSSIEVHALSSNGLDSAKNIPKISSNFDGTNEEFVGLAYGNGQISVCEANQTSFQINYSENWENLNLNIDASTSRKEFWSDLKCENCPSTSQKIDVIGNKIEKYAQDKMAIKKLKEDKQRRRYLRKYERRGSRKEHDDTAKVCRSVQNLQVPTSTESSRSNSTDRGLNPRLTSFGATLHPSQNTRQMPNFGSHSPHMSPRLQHFETRSTQSSSQYTTSSVQKLHRNSSMQNRKLLDHRRSRSEQLARMKKRDLGKRDKHDKHTGAGNDNASNTKKKITTKETTSLINDGLGRRTDKNGLPAEPVQTTSESVHHFQSQSSREVFSSNGNSQRATRLVNPAVVARAHPTSLEIVLVQRKDIGSSSSCSSYCDSSSETSEFQSDCQDDEEIALAMQAAEIANRNQIRAKFRSSEDLVHRLFVCVAGVADQLQTNFASDLRNILKCVFLMNSSQTPDEIEPVKDESFDSSTQLDAAPIETDERSNPEQEIRDDQNELDETTPTNERISPITERGEECVERAPAWIPDQDAPRCMACHAAFTVVRRRHHCRNCGKVFCGRCSNNNVPLPRYGHTKPVRVCNRCFLYQVTPFTVSEVAITS, via the exons ATGGAGTCCATAAGAAAATGGTTCTACAGGCCGAAG AGAGACGACACATCGCTGCTTGCGCAGTTTTTCTACGCCGATGAATCTTTGAACGCGGTTGCTTGCGAGTTGGATTCATTTGACGGTCGACAAGAACCGGAGAGATGTACAACGCTCGTCAATCAGCTGCGACATTGTCAAGACAAAGTTTTGACGATATGCAATCAAATTATGGACGACCTCATTCCTGACAATCGAGCAAATAGAGATTTTAGGGTCAAATTTCCCGACGATGTGATGCAGGAAAATCTTGCCGGGCAGCTTTGGTTCGGCGCCGAATGTCTTGCGGCTGGTTCATCTATCATCAACCGAGAAGCTGAAAGCTCCGCAATGAGGCCACTCGCCAAGGCTCTTACCAAGTCTTTGGAAATTGTTAGAAATTTACTCCGAGATCACGCTCTCAAGGGTCACATGAATCTGAAG gCTCAAAACCCCCTGGAACCGTCGTTAGAGAAGCTGATCGAGTCACTGAAGATATTCGATCGTTTGTTCGCCGATTTTGAGTTATGTTACGTCGGAGCTATGGTTCCAGTGAAATCAACCAAAGAGTACGAACAGCAGGAGCTCGTTTGTGTCCTATTTTCGGAAACACTTCAAAGAGCCCTCGAACGAGGTCTGTTGAGGCAGGCGGATGTGGACAACTATGAACCGGCTCTGATGTTCACGATACCGCGATTGGCGATAGTTTCTGGCTTATTAGCGCCTCCAGGAGGACCGTTGTGCTTGAACTCGGCCGATACTCTGAGCGAGATGTTCAGACCGTTTAGA ACcttacttttgaaaataaggGAGCTACTCTGGACTTTGAACAATCGGGAGTTGTACATGCTGGAGAAATTGCTTTGCTCGAACGAAGAACCGTCAGCGCCTTTGACGCAAGGGACGAAATCAATTTGCCAAGATTTTCCTGACCTCGAGGAATTTGTACATAACTTTTATACGGGGTATCCAAATTGTAAAGAGTTCATTGTTGATTTTTATACTGTGACGAAAAATACTGGGAACAATATGGACGAAGTGGCGAACGACGCTGTTCAAATAATTGACGAAGACTGTAATAATATGACTGATGATACACGTGATACCAACAACGTTGATGTATCGAGTTTGGAGTACAGATCTCAAAATGATAAGAGTAAACAGTGTTGTAAGAAcgaaacgataataaatacTAGGCCTGAAAACTTAATCTTGTCAGTGGATGGTGAAGAAAATCATCAAGGTGTCGGTCGTAATGCGATAACTGAGGCCAGTGCTGTCATCCATAGTCAAGATAAAGAAACTGCACGAATACTAAGGATACTGGAagaaaacggtgaaaattcAGGAAGATCTATCAGATCGCGTAAAGACGACGAACAGAGTTCTCACAGTTGTGAAATAGTTGAGTTGAGTACAGTAAATATCGTTCCTAGGCAAGAAAACTTAAGTAGCACAGTTGATAGTTTGAACAATTTCGGACAGAGTGATAATAATCCAGGTATAAATACTCATAATTTGGACATAGGAAGCGAGGGGAGTTCGACTAGCAGCGCGGCACCACTCTCTGTAAATAATGTGTTGAAAGAAGAGAGCAGGCGAGACAGTTTGCAGAATAACGAGAGCTATTTAAACCCTGATATATCTGAAATCTTGGGAACGTCGGAAAACAACGAAGTTTTGCAAACGCAATATCTGCTTAACCAGGTGTCGCATGAAAACAATGTTACTGGTGACGGAATGCATGTACAAAATTCTATGCCTGACATCGAATCGAAAAAGCTAATATCCGAGGCTAATAAAACACTGTCTAATTTATTGTCCGATGGCGAATGTCAAAATGAAATCTCCGAGCAAACTGACTCTGGTATATGCACTGTGATATCGTCTGAAAACACAAGTCTGTATGACAAAAGTCCCGAAGAGAAGAGAACCTTCCCACGTGATGCTGAACACACTTGCGAAGATGACGAGGAGGATATCGAAGAAAATACGAGCTACTCATgttcgaaaataaattcaccaaaaCGAAAGAATTCTAACATATCAGAGAATTCTTGCGTTTGCAGTCTGCGAAGCTCAAAGACTGTTACTTCATTAGATAGTTCGATTGAGGTACATGCCTTGAGTTCAAACGGTTTAGATAGCGCTAAAAACATTCCAAAGAtctcttcaaactttgatgGTACAAACGAAGAATTTGTCGGTTTAGCTTATGGTAATGGTCAGATATCTGTTTGTGAAGCGAATCAGACGAGCTTTCAGATAAACTATTCGGAAAATTGGGAGAATTTGAATCTTAACATAGACGCGTCGACATCGCGAAAGGAATTCTGGAGTGATTTGAAGTGTGAAAACTGTCCATCGACATCACAGAAGATAGACGTGATTGGTAATAAGATAGAAAAGTATGCCCAGGACAAAATGgcaatcaaaaaattaaaagaggATAAACAGAGGAGGAGATACTTGAGAAAGTATGAAAGAAGGGGGAGCAGGAAAGAACATGATGATACTGCAAAGGTTTGCAGAAGCGTGCAAAACTTACAAGTGCCTACAAGTACGGAAAGTTCAAGGTCAAACTCCACGGATCGTGGTTTAAATCCAAGACTGACAAGTTTCGGTGCCACGTTACATCCGAGTCAAAATACGCGACAAATGCCCAACTTTGGTAGCCACAGTCCGCACATGAGTCCACGTTTGCAACATTTTGAAACGCGAAGTACGCAAAGCAGTAGTCAGTACACAACGTCATCTGTGCAAAAGCTGCACAGAAATTCGTCGATGCAAAACAGAAAGCTTTTAGATCACCGAAGATCGAGATCGGAACAGTTGGctaggatgaaaaaaagagacTTAGGGAAAAGAGATAAGCATGACAAGCATACGGGGGCAGGGAACGACAATGCTAGCAACACTAAGAAGAAAATTACCACAAAAGAAACTACAAGCTTAATCAACGATGGCTTAGGTCGCAGAACAGATAAAAATGGCTTGCCGGCCGAGCCTGTACAAACTACGTCCGAAAGTGTTCATCATTTCCAGTCACAAAGTTCAAGAGAAGTTTTCTCTAGCAATGGAAATTCCCAAAGAGCAACAAGGCTGGTCAACCCTGCGGTCGTCGCAAGAGCACATCCTACTAGCCTCGAAATAGTTTTGGTACAGAGAAAAGACATTGGGTCGAGTTCCAGCTGTTCCAGCTACTGCGATTCAAGTTCAGAAACAAGCGAATTTCAAAGTGACTGTCAGGATGATGAGGAAATCGCACTCGCCATGCAAGCCGCTGAAATTGCAAACAGAAACCAAATCAGAGCAAAATTCAG atCGTCTGAGGATTTGGTCCATCGGTTATTTGTCTGCGTCGCAGGAGTAGCCGATCAGCTGCAAACAAACTTTGCCTCAGACTTGAGAAACATCTTGAAGTGCGTATTTCTCATGAACAGTAGTCAGACGCCAGACGAGATAGAGCCCGTGAAAGATGAAAGCTTCGATTCTTCTACCCAACTAGATGCTGCTCCAATAGAAACTGATGAAAGAAGCAATCCGGAGCAGGAAATTCGAGATGATCAAAACGAATTGGACGAAACAACACCAACGAACGAAAGAA TATCGCCAATAACTGAGCGTGGCGAAGAATGTGTGGAACGCGCCCCAGCGTGGATACCGGATCAAGATGCTCCGAGATGTATGGCCTGTCATGCAGCTTTCACCGTAGTGAGACGTAGGCACCATTGCAGAAATTGTGGTAAAGTATTTTGTGGCCGGTGTAGTAACAACAACGTACCGTTACCGCGATACGGTCACACAAAACCAGTAAGAGTTTGCAATCGATGTTTTCTTTACCAAGTAACGCCGTTCACTGTATCAGAGGTAGCGATTACGAGCTAA